In the Salinirubrum litoreum genome, one interval contains:
- a CDS encoding DUF7109 family protein, whose product MSETHEELAGIVDLFGALTPTELERALSELAFKQGEETNAAALSGAVETAIEEYYLVEYDPTDADGNGADDLSAGDLGDDDHLLVVGPVAFPTLPENAEDLPHILDVPERSVDREVVGRQVASRLLTDAARAVNDDDADRIDHLLDVSYDLEVWAPVEVDDVQARLHDALEE is encoded by the coding sequence ATGAGCGAGACACACGAGGAACTGGCCGGGATCGTCGACCTGTTCGGGGCGCTCACACCGACGGAGTTGGAGCGTGCGCTGTCGGAACTGGCGTTCAAGCAGGGTGAGGAGACGAACGCCGCGGCGCTGTCGGGCGCGGTCGAGACCGCCATCGAGGAGTACTATCTGGTGGAGTACGATCCGACCGACGCCGACGGGAACGGCGCGGACGACCTGTCTGCGGGTGACCTCGGCGACGACGACCACCTGCTGGTCGTCGGGCCGGTCGCGTTCCCCACGCTGCCGGAGAACGCCGAGGACCTGCCGCACATCCTCGACGTGCCGGAGCGGTCGGTCGACCGCGAGGTCGTCGGTCGGCAGGTCGCCTCGCGGTTGCTGACAGACGCGGCGCGGGCGGTGAACGACGACGATGCCGACCGGATCGATCACCTGCTGGACGTGAGCTACGACCTGGAGGTGTGGGCACCGGTCGAGGTCGACGACGTCCAGGCGCGACTCCACGACGCACTGGAGGAGTGA
- a CDS encoding NUDIX hydrolase, whose translation MDLSGVTRHAPTAVTDAERQAAVIAPVLAREGAPHLLFTKRADHLGEHPGQMSFPGGGREPSDADLTATALREAHEEIGLDPTEAEIVGRLDDIETVTSYSVRPFVARVPDRTYSPDEREVAEIVVLSVADLTDRANYESERRDHPHYGDIRLHFFHVDGYTVWGATGRMLVQLLELTTDWRMPPEVDRVVDPDADLPV comes from the coding sequence ATGGACCTCTCGGGGGTGACGCGCCACGCGCCGACTGCGGTCACGGACGCCGAGCGACAGGCGGCCGTGATCGCGCCGGTGCTGGCGCGCGAGGGTGCCCCCCACCTCCTCTTCACGAAACGCGCAGACCACCTCGGCGAGCATCCCGGCCAGATGAGTTTCCCCGGCGGCGGTCGGGAGCCGAGCGATGCGGACCTGACGGCGACCGCCCTACGGGAGGCACACGAGGAGATCGGCCTCGACCCCACCGAGGCGGAGATCGTCGGGCGACTCGACGACATCGAGACGGTCACGAGCTACTCGGTCCGCCCGTTCGTCGCCCGCGTGCCGGACCGAACCTACTCGCCCGACGAGCGCGAAGTCGCGGAGATCGTCGTCCTCTCGGTCGCCGACCTGACCGACCGCGCGAACTACGAGTCGGAGCGCCGGGACCACCCGCACTACGGCGACATCCGCCTCCACTTCTTCCACGTCGACGGCTACACGGTCTGGGGCGCGACGGGCCGGATGCTGGTGCAACTGCTGGAACTGACGACCGACTGGCGGATGCCGCCGGAGGTGGATCGGGTGGTCGATCCGGACGCCGATCTGCCGGTCTGA
- a CDS encoding phytoene desaturase family protein, whose translation MHEVADLDSLAGESVVVIGGGFGGLSTACYLADAGADVTLLEKNEQLGGRASRLERDGFRFDMGPSWYLMPDVFEHFFGYFGKSPDDYYELERLDPHYRIFFKDGDRVDMVPDLETNKQVFESYEPGAADALDRYLEKSKENYEIGMEHFVYEDRNSVGDFLDPSLAKYAWGLSLLGSMQDHVEKYFDHPKLQQIMQYTLVFLGGAPTNTPALYNLMSHVDFNMGVYYPEGGLGAVVDAIVELGDELGVDYHTGAPATAIKGRRGGFKVETDDADYLADLVVSDADYAHTEQELLPEQKRQYDEDYWNSRTYAPSAFLLYLGVEGDVDPLAHHSLVLPTDWDEHFEQIFDDPQWPDDPAYYLCVPSQTDDSVAPEGHSNLFALVPIAAGLEDTPELREEYRNLVLDDIADNTGVDIRDRIVLEETFCVNDFASRYNSREGTALGLAHTLRQTALFRPPHHSETVDGLYFTGSFTTPGIGVPMCLISGMVTAEEMADRERTAKTTRRA comes from the coding sequence ATGCACGAAGTCGCGGACCTGGACTCGCTCGCCGGCGAGTCCGTCGTCGTGATCGGCGGTGGCTTCGGCGGGCTGTCGACGGCCTGCTACCTCGCAGACGCCGGTGCCGACGTGACCCTGCTGGAGAAGAACGAGCAGTTGGGCGGCCGGGCCAGTCGACTGGAACGCGACGGGTTCCGGTTCGACATGGGCCCCTCGTGGTACCTGATGCCCGACGTGTTCGAGCACTTCTTCGGCTACTTCGGGAAGTCGCCGGACGACTACTACGAACTCGAACGCCTCGACCCCCACTACCGTATCTTCTTCAAAGACGGCGACCGCGTGGACATGGTCCCCGATCTGGAGACCAACAAACAGGTGTTCGAGAGCTACGAACCCGGCGCGGCAGACGCGCTCGACCGCTACCTCGAGAAGTCGAAGGAGAACTACGAGATCGGGATGGAACACTTCGTCTACGAGGACCGCAACTCGGTCGGGGACTTCCTCGACCCCTCGCTGGCGAAGTACGCGTGGGGCCTCTCACTGCTCGGGTCGATGCAGGACCACGTGGAGAAGTACTTCGACCACCCGAAACTCCAGCAGATCATGCAGTACACGCTGGTCTTCCTCGGCGGCGCGCCGACCAACACGCCGGCGCTCTACAACCTCATGAGCCACGTGGACTTCAACATGGGCGTCTACTACCCCGAGGGGGGTCTCGGCGCGGTCGTGGACGCCATCGTCGAGTTGGGCGACGAACTCGGCGTCGACTACCACACCGGCGCGCCCGCGACCGCGATCAAAGGCCGGCGCGGCGGGTTCAAAGTCGAGACCGACGATGCCGACTACCTCGCGGATCTCGTCGTCTCCGACGCCGACTACGCCCACACCGAACAGGAACTGCTCCCCGAGCAGAAGCGCCAGTACGACGAGGACTACTGGAACTCCCGGACCTACGCCCCCTCGGCGTTCTTGCTCTACTTGGGCGTCGAGGGCGACGTGGACCCCCTCGCGCACCACTCGCTGGTGCTTCCGACCGACTGGGACGAGCACTTCGAGCAGATCTTCGACGACCCGCAGTGGCCGGACGACCCGGCGTACTACCTCTGTGTCCCCTCCCAGACCGACGACTCGGTCGCGCCCGAGGGCCACAGCAACCTGTTCGCGCTGGTGCCCATCGCGGCCGGACTGGAGGACACGCCGGAACTCCGCGAGGAGTACCGCAACCTCGTGCTGGACGACATCGCCGACAACACCGGCGTCGACATCCGGGACCGGATCGTGCTGGAGGAGACGTTCTGCGTGAACGACTTCGCCTCGCGGTACAACTCCCGCGAGGGCACCGCACTCGGCCTCGCACACACCCTCCGACAGACCGCGCTGTTCCGACCGCCACACCACTCCGAGACGGTTGACGGCCTCTACTTCACGGGATCGTTCACGACACCCGGCATCGGCGTCCCGATGTGTCTCATCAGCGGGATGGTCACGGCCGAGGAGATGGCCGACCGCGAGCGAACCGCGAAGACGACCCGTCGAGCGTAG
- a CDS encoding prenyltransferase, with the protein MSVTPRASGTATDRLRYLLTLSRPRFWLYLAGPVVVGVAFAADSVGELFLPVGFALFGYFLLPANVLLYGVNDVFDADVDEANPKKEGKEARWSGDRFVLGAVVVGGLLGLATFAVTPQVAWLYLGGFFLLGVEYSAPPFRFKTTPFLDSVSNGLYVLPGMAAYATIAGVHPPWPAVAGAWLWTMGMHTFSAIPDIEPDREAGIRTTATVLGEERTYAYCAVCWLTSAVAFGALDIRIALLLLAYPVVVFGIYWSDIDVTRAYWWYPALNTLVGMLLTMGALWRLLYG; encoded by the coding sequence ATGTCGGTCACGCCGCGCGCCTCCGGGACCGCCACAGACCGCCTGCGGTACCTGCTCACGCTCTCGCGGCCCCGGTTCTGGCTCTACCTCGCCGGCCCGGTCGTCGTCGGCGTGGCCTTCGCCGCCGACTCGGTCGGAGAACTGTTCCTCCCGGTCGGCTTCGCGCTGTTCGGCTACTTCCTCCTGCCGGCGAACGTCCTGCTGTACGGCGTCAACGACGTGTTCGACGCCGACGTGGACGAGGCGAACCCGAAGAAGGAGGGAAAAGAAGCACGCTGGTCCGGCGACCGGTTCGTCCTCGGGGCGGTCGTCGTCGGTGGCCTGCTGGGCCTCGCCACGTTCGCCGTCACGCCGCAGGTCGCGTGGCTCTACCTCGGCGGCTTCTTTCTGCTCGGGGTCGAGTACAGCGCGCCGCCGTTCCGGTTCAAGACGACGCCCTTCCTCGACTCGGTGTCGAACGGCCTGTACGTCCTGCCGGGGATGGCCGCCTACGCGACGATAGCCGGCGTCCACCCGCCGTGGCCCGCCGTGGCCGGTGCGTGGCTCTGGACGATGGGGATGCACACCTTCTCGGCCATCCCCGACATCGAACCGGACCGCGAGGCCGGCATCCGGACGACAGCGACCGTGCTGGGCGAGGAGCGCACCTACGCCTACTGTGCGGTCTGCTGGCTCACCTCGGCGGTCGCGTTCGGTGCTCTCGACATTCGGATCGCCCTGCTCCTGCTGGCGTACCCGGTCGTCGTCTTCGGCATCTACTGGTCCGACATCGACGTGACGCGAGCCTACTGGTGGTATCCGGCGCTGAACACCCTCGTCGGGATGCTCCTGACGATGGGCGCTCTCTGGAGGTTACTGTATGGCTGA
- the cruF gene encoding bisanhydrobacterioruberin hydratase — protein MADGRFAEGWQAEIPRTRPELEAFLDDLIRDNRFTISVFFPLVGAILLVGSALDLVPEPFKFHPLLILTGTFVMRSPLIVGVLPTGTRKTGWAVGLLALYAYGIEYVGIHTGYPYGTFQYVVDLGPRVGGVPLGLPVFFIPLVANAYLLCLLLLGDRAESGPVRLLTVIAAVLAMDLVLDPGAVAIGFWEYDLTGVALIYYGVPWTNYAGWVLSATVAVGLLDYGFDRPALLARLDDCEFMLDDMVSFVILWGCINAAFGNWLAVAVAGLFAVGLLRTDRFDTGLFRVWD, from the coding sequence ATGGCTGACGGCCGGTTCGCGGAGGGCTGGCAGGCCGAGATTCCCCGGACACGGCCCGAACTGGAGGCGTTCCTCGACGACCTCATCCGAGACAATCGCTTCACCATCTCGGTGTTCTTCCCGCTGGTCGGGGCGATTCTGCTCGTCGGGAGCGCGCTTGACCTCGTGCCGGAGCCGTTCAAGTTCCACCCCCTGTTGATCCTGACGGGCACGTTCGTCATGCGCTCGCCGCTCATCGTCGGCGTCCTGCCGACCGGCACCCGGAAGACGGGGTGGGCGGTCGGCCTGCTGGCGCTGTACGCCTACGGCATCGAGTACGTCGGCATCCACACCGGTTATCCGTACGGCACCTTCCAGTACGTCGTCGACCTCGGGCCACGGGTCGGCGGTGTCCCACTGGGCCTGCCGGTGTTCTTCATCCCGCTGGTGGCGAACGCCTACCTGCTGTGTCTGCTCCTGCTGGGCGACCGGGCGGAGTCCGGGCCGGTTCGCCTGCTGACCGTCATCGCGGCGGTGCTGGCGATGGACCTCGTGCTCGATCCGGGCGCGGTCGCGATCGGCTTCTGGGAGTACGACCTGACCGGGGTCGCGCTGATCTACTACGGCGTCCCGTGGACGAACTACGCCGGGTGGGTGCTCTCGGCGACGGTCGCGGTCGGCCTGTTAGACTACGGCTTCGACCGACCAGCCCTGCTCGCCCGTCTCGACGACTGTGAGTTCATGCTGGACGACATGGTGAGCTTCGTCATCCTCTGGGGCTGCATCAACGCCGCGTTCGGCAACTGGCTCGCGGTCGCGGTCGCGGGGCTGTTCGCGGTCGGACTCCTCCGAACCGACCGCTTCGACACCGGCCTGTTCCGCGTCTGGGACTGA
- a CDS encoding APC family permease, with translation MGDLHRVLGPAHATAVALGALCGAGVVFVPRRVENLAGPATPVAFLLATTGALALAVCWAVFLAGPTGDRPGGAYRHLARTWDSEALAFAVVWTKPAAYVGLLALLAAWLGDWLARAVGGGSPILSTPAADQWAVGLLALLTALHLAGVRWPARLQLVVTGALSALLLGMLLPGLPAIVPGNFVPLLPTESLRADPVGAVGDATLVALFGVVGVEVVANLAGETRGSRRWLPRVLLGVTLAVGVAVTLIATITLGVIPWTRLVFATVPFADAAASYLRVRASLLAEPAILLATAGGLLAFSWAPTRLLYDLGDLLPPLSRTNRHGAPDVAVLTTTVPAAALVVTDTTHLALYLALPGLFGLYLCHGVTAAALPRADPAGFSAGTTGVRADAGDGTDDGGADATAPLLHRRPALLVVAGLTASGLAALCLALVVTRDPATTLGWLRVAPALSILPEGTLVRDPATTVLPATLGWLTVGALVWLTARDYRLSREPESDSDRDTDRSESPARPNTADRRRD, from the coding sequence ATGGGCGACCTGCACCGCGTGCTCGGGCCGGCACACGCCACGGCGGTCGCGCTCGGGGCACTCTGCGGCGCGGGCGTGGTCTTCGTCCCGCGCCGCGTCGAGAACCTCGCCGGTCCCGCGACCCCGGTCGCGTTCCTGCTGGCGACCACCGGCGCGCTGGCGCTCGCGGTCTGCTGGGCAGTCTTCCTCGCGGGGCCGACCGGCGACCGACCCGGGGGCGCGTACCGCCACCTCGCCCGGACGTGGGACTCGGAGGCGCTCGCATTCGCCGTCGTCTGGACGAAGCCGGCGGCCTACGTCGGCCTGCTCGCACTGCTCGCGGCGTGGCTCGGCGACTGGTTGGCTCGCGCGGTCGGTGGCGGCAGTCCGATTCTCTCCACCCCTGCGGCCGACCAGTGGGCGGTCGGCCTCCTGGCGCTTCTCACCGCACTCCACCTCGCCGGCGTGCGGTGGCCAGCGCGCCTCCAACTGGTCGTGACCGGCGCGCTCTCCGCACTCCTGCTCGGGATGCTCCTGCCGGGCCTACCGGCGATCGTCCCCGGCAACTTCGTCCCACTGCTCCCGACCGAGTCGCTCCGGGCCGACCCGGTCGGCGCGGTCGGCGACGCGACGCTCGTGGCGCTGTTCGGCGTCGTCGGCGTCGAGGTCGTGGCGAACCTCGCGGGCGAGACGCGTGGCTCGCGGCGCTGGCTCCCGCGTGTCCTCCTCGGGGTGACGCTCGCGGTCGGGGTCGCCGTCACCCTGATCGCGACGATCACGTTGGGCGTCATCCCGTGGACGCGTCTGGTCTTCGCGACCGTCCCGTTCGCAGATGCCGCCGCCTCGTACCTGCGGGTCCGGGCGAGCCTGCTCGCAGAGCCGGCGATTCTGTTGGCGACTGCCGGGGGGCTGCTGGCGTTCTCGTGGGCACCGACACGACTGCTGTACGACCTCGGCGACCTGCTTCCGCCGCTCTCGCGGACGAACCGCCACGGCGCGCCGGACGTGGCGGTGCTGACGACGACGGTCCCGGCCGCCGCGCTGGTCGTCACCGACACGACTCACCTCGCGCTGTATCTCGCCCTGCCGGGGCTGTTCGGACTCTACCTCTGCCACGGGGTGACGGCGGCGGCGCTCCCGCGTGCCGATCCAGCGGGGTTCTCGGCCGGGACGACTGGCGTGCGCGCCGACGCCGGTGACGGGACGGACGACGGTGGCGCGGACGCGACCGCCCCGCTCCTCCACAGACGACCGGCGCTGCTCGTCGTCGCCGGTCTCACCGCGTCGGGCCTCGCGGCGCTGTGTCTCGCGCTGGTCGTCACCCGCGATCCGGCGACGACACTCGGCTGGCTCCGGGTCGCCCCGGCGCTGTCGATCCTGCCGGAGGGGACGCTGGTCCGCGACCCGGCGACCACCGTACTGCCGGCGACCCTCGGCTGGCTCACGGTCGGCGCACTCGTCTGGCTGACGGCGCGGGACTACCGGCTGTCGCGGGAACCGGAGTCCGATAGCGACAGGGACACCGACCGGTCGGAGTCCCCCGCGCGACCGAACACCGCCGACCGGCGGCGCGACTGA
- a CDS encoding tRNA sulfurtransferase has translation MNTVRSADWVVLVAYGEIGVKSSGVRREMVETLADNLRALLADRDLAAEVEARWSRLFVHPADSSTAPADRERVTRLAEAVADCVGVVSARPSLACSAELDAVLDALRDFARDAPAGDSFAVRARRVGPDEAHDFSAREIEREGGSLIESVTGASVDLDDPDRTYRVEVREDTAFVSAREFSGPGGLPLGTQGKSVLLLSGGIDSPVAGYELLRRGCEIVPLYLDLGDYGGPDHRARAVETARVLRRYAPDRLDRLWVAPAGDLVADLTDSVGDTRMLSLRRAMLVVAESVAQRLEAHSVTTGESLGQKSSQTGPNLAVTDAAVSLPVHRPLLTRDKNDVTEQARRIGTFDDSTLPVGCERVAPPHPETNATLAAVVAAEPEDLLERARSLAESVEPVDL, from the coding sequence GTGAACACGGTTCGGAGCGCGGACTGGGTCGTCCTCGTCGCCTACGGCGAGATCGGCGTCAAGAGTTCGGGGGTCCGCCGGGAGATGGTCGAGACGCTGGCCGACAACCTCCGGGCGCTCCTCGCCGACCGCGACCTCGCCGCCGAAGTCGAGGCACGCTGGTCGCGCCTGTTCGTCCATCCTGCCGACTCCTCGACTGCTCCGGCGGACCGCGAGAGGGTTACGAGACTCGCCGAGGCCGTCGCCGACTGCGTCGGTGTCGTCTCGGCGCGACCCTCTCTCGCGTGCTCTGCCGAACTGGACGCAGTGCTCGACGCTCTGCGCGATTTCGCCCGAGATGCGCCAGCGGGCGACTCCTTCGCGGTGCGCGCCCGGCGCGTCGGCCCGGACGAGGCCCACGACTTCTCGGCCCGCGAGATCGAACGCGAGGGCGGATCACTGATCGAATCCGTCACCGGCGCGTCTGTCGATCTGGACGACCCGGACCGGACCTACCGCGTCGAAGTCCGCGAGGACACCGCCTTCGTCTCGGCACGCGAGTTCTCGGGTCCCGGCGGGCTTCCACTCGGGACGCAGGGGAAGTCGGTGCTCCTGTTGAGCGGGGGGATCGACTCGCCGGTCGCCGGCTACGAACTGCTGCGCCGGGGCTGTGAGATCGTCCCGTTGTACCTCGATCTCGGCGACTACGGCGGGCCGGACCACCGCGCTCGGGCGGTCGAGACGGCCCGCGTTCTGCGGCGGTACGCGCCCGACCGCCTCGACAGGCTGTGGGTCGCGCCGGCTGGCGATCTCGTCGCCGATCTCACCGATTCTGTGGGCGACACCCGGATGCTGTCGCTCCGGCGCGCGATGCTCGTGGTCGCAGAGTCGGTCGCACAGCGACTGGAGGCACACTCGGTCACCACCGGCGAGTCGCTCGGCCAGAAGTCGAGCCAGACCGGACCGAACCTCGCGGTGACGGACGCCGCCGTCTCGCTCCCGGTTCACCGCCCACTGCTGACGCGGGACAAGAACGACGTGACAGAGCAGGCTCGACGCATCGGCACGTTCGACGACTCGACGCTCCCGGTCGGCTGTGAGCGCGTCGCGCCGCCACACCCCGAGACGAACGCGACGCTGGCAGCGGTCGTCGCGGCGGAACCCGAGGACCTGCTGGAGCGAGCACGATCGCTGGCCGAGTCGGTCGAACCTGTCGACCTCTGA
- a CDS encoding phosphotransferase family protein, translated as MTDDTDDERRATTDDARTVLDREFPDREIAGLATSPRGNRKRTVFVTFGDGSRVVVQLATLPVVRTETALARLVGRRTSIPVPQVRAVGQIDDRGYAVTDAVPGDDLHTRFAGFASDRQRALCRTFGRGLAELHELSEFDSYGPVAFVGDWEKFVGGVRRGEDAPGPDSFGVVSTDEKQCDVTALPGRTPSDDWHAWLRNYVDTGLRALPAEFDDLRDRLTTVIDADVAEDRVPPAPTSRLFPWDFRPGNALVADDRVTAMLDWGEPLAADPALSVAKTEHLLADWYVEPPANTDLRRAFRAGYESVRPIPSVPSAYRVVAVVLSAVDSTGEVTRPRYPELTGDDAVAFHRERLLAALGDAG; from the coding sequence ATGACCGACGACACGGACGACGAGAGACGAGCCACGACCGACGACGCGAGGACCGTCCTCGACCGCGAGTTCCCGGACAGAGAGATCGCCGGCCTCGCCACGTCGCCACGCGGGAACCGCAAGCGAACGGTCTTCGTGACCTTCGGAGACGGGAGTCGCGTCGTCGTCCAACTCGCGACGCTCCCGGTCGTCCGGACCGAGACAGCCCTGGCGAGACTGGTCGGTCGCCGGACCTCCATTCCGGTCCCGCAGGTTCGGGCGGTCGGCCAGATCGACGACCGGGGGTACGCGGTCACCGACGCGGTGCCCGGCGACGACCTGCACACCCGTTTCGCCGGCTTCGCCAGCGACCGTCAGCGGGCGCTCTGCCGCACCTTCGGGCGGGGACTCGCCGAACTCCACGAACTCTCCGAGTTCGACAGCTACGGTCCGGTCGCGTTCGTCGGCGACTGGGAGAAGTTCGTCGGCGGTGTCCGCCGGGGCGAGGACGCACCGGGACCCGACTCCTTCGGTGTCGTGAGTACCGACGAGAAACAGTGTGACGTCACCGCTCTCCCCGGCCGGACGCCGAGCGACGACTGGCACGCGTGGCTTCGGAACTACGTCGACACCGGACTCAGAGCACTCCCGGCCGAGTTCGACGACCTCCGGGACCGACTGACGACGGTAATCGACGCCGACGTCGCCGAGGACCGCGTCCCGCCCGCACCCACCTCGCGGCTCTTTCCGTGGGACTTCCGACCCGGCAACGCCCTCGTCGCCGACGACCGGGTGACGGCGATGCTCGACTGGGGCGAACCGCTGGCTGCCGACCCGGCGCTGTCGGTCGCCAAGACCGAGCATCTGCTGGCCGACTGGTACGTCGAACCGCCGGCGAACACCGACCTCCGGCGGGCCTTCCGGGCGGGCTACGAGTCGGTCCGGCCGATTCCGTCCGTGCCGAGCGCCTACCGCGTCGTCGCAGTCGTCCTCTCGGCCGTCGATTCGACGGGCGAGGTCACCCGCCCGCGCTACCCGGAACTGACCGGTGACGACGCCGTAGCGTTCCACCGAGAGCGCCTGCTCGCGGCGCTCGGTGACGCTGGCTGA
- a CDS encoding HAD family hydrolase encodes MTYAAVVFDLDDTLCRHDQSEEEVYVGAFERAGIDLVGEPTDLWQSLEGAPDPDDTETYLARGFRRVLSQYDADSVATDATAGDTDPARALARGFSAVVDHRRVSFRPGAEAVLDRARETAQVALLTNGPERRQAIKLDALGIADAFDSVVFAGDMDNRKPHRDPFDRVVRELDVAADRTLYVGDSLEYDVGGAQGAGLDAAWTPDGDDPNDVTDDLVDTGDFSPEFVVPRLADLRVILDEGPTAAVRDSPRR; translated from the coding sequence GTGACCTACGCCGCCGTCGTCTTCGACCTCGACGACACCCTCTGCCGGCACGACCAGTCCGAAGAAGAGGTCTACGTCGGCGCGTTCGAGCGTGCCGGGATCGACCTGGTCGGCGAACCGACCGACCTCTGGCAGTCGCTGGAGGGCGCGCCCGACCCCGACGACACCGAGACGTATCTCGCACGCGGGTTCCGGCGGGTACTCTCGCAGTACGACGCCGACTCGGTTGCGACCGACGCGACGGCCGGGGACACCGATCCGGCACGCGCTCTCGCTCGCGGCTTCTCGGCAGTCGTCGACCACCGGCGCGTCAGTTTCCGCCCCGGCGCGGAGGCGGTGCTCGACCGCGCCCGCGAGACCGCACAGGTCGCGCTCCTGACGAACGGCCCGGAGCGCCGGCAGGCGATCAAACTCGACGCGCTGGGCATCGCCGACGCCTTCGACAGCGTCGTCTTCGCGGGCGACATGGACAACCGGAAGCCGCACCGCGACCCCTTCGACCGGGTGGTTCGCGAACTCGACGTCGCCGCCGACAGGACGCTGTACGTCGGCGACTCGCTGGAGTACGACGTGGGCGGCGCGCAGGGGGCCGGTCTGGACGCGGCGTGGACGCCGGACGGCGACGACCCGAACGACGTGACCGACGACCTCGTCGACACTGGCGACTTCTCCCCGGAGTTCGTCGTCCCGCGACTCGCCGACCTCCGGGTGATTCTCGACGAGGGACCGACCGCCGCAGTGCGTGACTCGCCCCGACGATGA
- a CDS encoding methionine adenosyltransferase, with the protein MSERNIRVEEIDRRAVEDQEVEIVERKGIGHPDSICDGIAESVSRALSQTYIDRVGKVLHYNTDETQLVAGTAAPAFGGGEVIEPIYVLIVGRATKEYEGQKIPVDSVALEAARDYLAEHVPELEFGTDIVVEARLGEGSGDLQEVFGEDGATVPMANDTSFGVGHAPLTETERIVLDAERSLNGEYADEHPELGPDVKLMGKREGDHIDITVAAAIVDNYVDGMDEYDEAVQSVRQHVTDLAESYTDRSVSVMVNTADDYEDGSIYLTTTGTSAEQGDDGSVGRGNRANGLITPNRSMSMEATSGKNPVNHIGKIYNLLSTDIAETVVAEVDGLRDLRVRLLSQIGRPIDQPHVADVHVVPEDGVDLADIEAEVTGIVDRELANVTDITRRAIDGELTTF; encoded by the coding sequence ATGAGCGAGCGGAACATCCGGGTCGAGGAGATCGACCGACGGGCAGTCGAGGACCAGGAAGTCGAGATCGTCGAGCGAAAGGGGATCGGTCACCCCGACTCCATCTGTGACGGCATCGCCGAGAGCGTCTCGCGGGCGCTCTCGCAGACCTACATCGACCGCGTCGGGAAGGTGCTCCACTACAACACCGACGAGACGCAACTGGTCGCCGGCACCGCCGCGCCCGCCTTCGGCGGCGGCGAGGTCATCGAACCGATCTACGTCCTGATCGTCGGCCGCGCGACGAAGGAGTACGAGGGGCAGAAGATCCCGGTCGACTCGGTCGCTCTGGAGGCGGCCCGCGACTACCTCGCGGAACACGTCCCGGAACTGGAGTTCGGCACCGACATCGTCGTGGAAGCCCGCCTCGGCGAGGGGTCTGGCGACTTACAGGAGGTCTTCGGCGAGGACGGCGCGACGGTCCCGATGGCCAACGACACGAGTTTCGGCGTCGGCCACGCGCCGCTCACCGAAACCGAGCGCATCGTCCTCGACGCCGAGCGCAGTCTGAACGGCGAGTACGCCGACGAGCACCCGGAACTCGGCCCGGACGTGAAGCTGATGGGGAAACGCGAGGGCGACCACATCGACATCACGGTCGCGGCCGCCATCGTCGACAACTACGTCGACGGGATGGACGAGTACGACGAGGCGGTCCAGTCGGTCCGCCAGCACGTCACGGACCTCGCGGAGTCGTACACCGACCGGTCGGTCTCGGTCATGGTCAACACCGCCGACGACTACGAGGACGGCTCGATCTACCTGACGACGACCGGCACCTCCGCAGAGCAGGGCGACGACGGCTCCGTCGGCCGGGGCAACCGCGCGAACGGGCTGATCACGCCGAACCGGTCGATGTCGATGGAGGCCACCTCCGGGAAGAACCCGGTCAACCACATCGGGAAGATCTACAACCTGCTGTCGACGGACATCGCCGAGACGGTCGTCGCCGAGGTGGACGGTCTCCGCGACCTCCGCGTGCGCCTGCTCTCGCAGATCGGCCGGCCCATCGACCAGCCACACGTCGCAGACGTCCACGTCGTCCCCGAAGACGGCGTCGACCTCGCCGACATCGAGGCCGAGGTGACGGGCATCGTCGACCGCGAACTGGCGAACGTCACCGACATCACCCGCCGGGCCATCGACGGCGAACTGACGACGTTCTGA